GCCAATCTCCGGCCCCGCCCGGACTGGCTCCTGATCGACGGCCCGTTCGGGATTCCGGCCGAACTGCCCCAAACACCCATCCCCAAGGGCGACGGGCTGAGCGCCTCCATTGCGGCGGCCTCGATCGTCGCCAAGGTCAGCCGGGACCATCTGATGGCCCGCTACCACGAAGACTACCCCCAGTACGGCTTCTCCCGCCACAAGGGCTACCCCACCCGGGCCCACCGCGACGCCCTGCGGCAGTTCGGCTGCTGCCCTATTCACAGACGCAGTTTCAACGGCGTTGGGCCCTTTTCCGGGGCGTTAACCCAACCCGGCTGGGGGCCATGAAGGCGGCCGCGAGGCCTCAGGCCGCCGGCCCCCGGCGGGAGGGCGCCCCATGCTGAACCCCCGCCAGCAGTACGGGCAGAAATCCGAAGCCCTTGCCGTCCGGCATTTGAAAAAGAGCGGCTACCGGATCCTGGAGCAGAATTACCGCACCCCCGCCGGCGAGATCGACATCATCGCCCAGGACGGCCAGACCCTGGTGTTTGTCGAGGTCAAGGCCCGGCGCACATACGGCTACGGGAGCCCCAAGCAGTCGGTCACCCCCCGCAAGCAGAAAAAAATATCCATGGCGGCCCTGTACTACCTCAAGACCCGCAAAGGGATGTCCTTGCGGGCCCGCTTCGACGTGGTGGCCATCACCACCGCCGGGCAGTCCGAGCGGATCGAGATCGTCAAAAATGCCTTCGAACTCGCCTACGAATGACCCCGACGAGCCCCTGCCGGCCGGGATGCTCTACGTTGTCGCAACCCCCATCGGCAACCTGGACGACATCACCATAAGGGCCCTCAAAACCCTCGCCGCGGTGGACCTCATCGCCGCCGAGGACACCCGC
This window of the Desulfobacteraceae bacterium genome carries:
- a CDS encoding YraN family protein; translated protein: MLNPRQQYGQKSEALAVRHLKKSGYRILEQNYRTPAGEIDIIAQDGQTLVFVEVKARRTYGYGSPKQSVTPRKQKKISMAALYYLKTRKGMSLRARFDVVAITTAGQSERIEIVKNAFELAYE
- a CDS encoding ribonuclease HII, with the translated sequence MTAPADAAALWKFERGVYDRGHDRIAGVDEAGRGPLAGPVVSAAVILDRDAPIDGLADSKTLSPRKRESLFAEIYARAVAVGIGIVDAIEIDRVNILQASLRAMAMAVANLRPRPDWLLIDGPFGIPAELPQTPIPKGDGLSASIAAASIVAKVSRDHLMARYHEDYPQYGFSRHKGYPTRAHRDALRQFGCCPIHRRSFNGVGPFSGALTQPGWGP